The following proteins come from a genomic window of Methanospirillum lacunae:
- a CDS encoding C39 family peptidase: MPVNFPCCPAYEGADTPEPDTIILNSVPEVIQSTRYSCGASSLQAVLRYWGVCIEERELMDQLETSKDQGTAPEKIVQVAISYGLEASLQEQTTIDDLKKYIETRIPVIIIAQAWNGYENDGIWVKIRPERWEEVWGDGHYMVVIGVDCRNVYFEDPALLGTRGVIPIDEFLSRWHFSREGETPDEQMRIYIHPAIIISGSKPASHSEYTWIS, encoded by the coding sequence ATGCCTGTTAATTTTCCATGTTGCCCTGCATATGAGGGTGCCGATACTCCCGAACCTGATACCATAATTCTCAATTCTGTGCCTGAGGTTATTCAGAGTACCCGGTACAGCTGTGGGGCGTCGTCACTTCAAGCGGTTCTCAGATACTGGGGGGTTTGCATAGAAGAACGGGAATTGATGGATCAGTTAGAAACCAGCAAAGACCAGGGAACTGCACCGGAAAAGATAGTACAAGTCGCCATCTCATACGGCCTTGAGGCTTCCCTTCAGGAGCAGACAACCATCGATGATCTGAAGAAGTATATCGAAACCCGAATTCCGGTGATTATTATCGCACAGGCATGGAATGGGTATGAAAATGATGGCATCTGGGTAAAGATCAGACCTGAACGATGGGAAGAGGTCTGGGGTGACGGCCATTACATGGTCGTGATCGGAGTTGATTGCAGGAATGTTTACTTTGAGGATCCTGCTCTCCTCGGAACACGAGGAGTAATACCGATAGATGAGTTTCTTTCCCGGTGGCATTTTTCCCGGGAAGGTGAAACCCCGGATGAGCAGATGAGGATCTATATCCACCCTGCAATTATTATTTCAGGGAGCAAACCAGCATCTCATTCAGAATATACCTGGATTTCCTGA
- a CDS encoding winged helix-turn-helix transcriptional regulator, with the protein MKDPSCYFCPVEGTLDVIGGKWKPLIIWYLRKRILRFSVIQRAIPGITDVTLTKHLRELEEDGIIRRKVYKQVPPKVEYSLTPLGKTLIPLLDTLCEWGIEHMHIPMIDDEEVPLRRIKMNED; encoded by the coding sequence ATGAAAGACCCATCCTGTTATTTCTGTCCGGTTGAGGGAACCCTTGATGTGATCGGCGGGAAGTGGAAACCTCTGATCATCTGGTATTTACGAAAGCGAATTCTCCGATTCAGTGTGATTCAACGGGCTATCCCTGGAATCACCGATGTGACGCTCACCAAACACTTACGTGAACTGGAGGAGGATGGAATAATCAGAAGGAAAGTGTACAAACAGGTTCCACCAAAGGTGGAATACTCTCTCACACCCTTGGGAAAAACCCTCATACCTCTTCTCGATACACTCTGTGAGTGGGGAATCGAGCACATGCATATCCCTATGATTGATGATGAGGAAGTGCCATTACGAAGGATAAAAATGAATGAGGATTGA
- a CDS encoding aspartate aminotransferase family protein — translation MNETNNTFLIEDSYYIPFADKTHLSIEKGDGVYVWDENGKQYLDFTSGWGVTCIGHANPIITEALCNQSKKIIQNPNSGATYSPARSRLIQLFHEILPKHLTRIFFANSGAEANDAAIKLARKVTGKKNIISTEMSFHGRTISTVSATGQDVHRNKFNPLMPGYFFVPFNDISAVKEIIDQDVAAVIVEPIQGEGGVNIPSESYLLELSEVCREHGVLFIADEIQTGFFRTGPLFYSISKGAKPDIITMAKGIAGGFPFSAFAVTDEVVNGIQKGDHGGTYNGNPLGCAVSEAVIRYLIDSDIESHVSDLGIDTIKRLNGWKEKYPKAITEVRGQGLLIALELTDDLKSAEIVTRCLDNGLILNLKHGHIIRIFPALTITKQEMQTGLDILEKEIVTCYS, via the coding sequence ATGAATGAAACGAATAACACGTTTCTTATAGAAGATTCGTATTATATCCCATTTGCAGATAAAACACACCTTTCTATTGAGAAAGGCGATGGTGTGTATGTCTGGGATGAAAATGGCAAACAGTATCTTGATTTTACTTCGGGATGGGGTGTCACCTGTATTGGTCATGCTAATCCGATAATCACTGAAGCACTCTGCAATCAAAGCAAAAAAATTATACAAAACCCAAATTCAGGAGCGACATATTCACCAGCACGTTCACGATTAATCCAACTCTTTCATGAGATTCTTCCAAAGCACCTTACCCGGATATTCTTTGCCAATAGTGGAGCAGAAGCGAATGATGCAGCAATCAAACTCGCCCGGAAGGTTACCGGAAAGAAAAATATTATATCAACCGAAATGAGTTTTCACGGACGGACAATTAGTACCGTTTCTGCTACAGGACAGGATGTTCACCGGAATAAATTCAATCCGCTTATGCCGGGATATTTCTTTGTGCCGTTTAATGATATTTCAGCGGTTAAGGAGATCATCGACCAGGATGTGGCTGCGGTCATCGTGGAACCTATCCAAGGTGAAGGTGGTGTAAATATCCCTTCAGAATCATACCTTCTGGAACTATCGGAAGTATGCCGGGAACATGGCGTTCTTTTTATCGCTGATGAGATACAAACCGGGTTTTTCCGGACCGGTCCGCTTTTTTATTCCATAAGTAAAGGAGCAAAACCTGATATTATCACGATGGCAAAAGGAATCGCCGGAGGATTCCCCTTTTCTGCATTTGCAGTTACTGATGAAGTTGTTAATGGTATCCAGAAAGGGGATCATGGAGGAACGTATAATGGAAACCCTCTTGGCTGTGCAGTTTCTGAAGCAGTTATCAGATATCTGATTGATTCGGATATCGAATCTCACGTCAGTGATCTGGGAATTGACACTATCAAACGTTTGAATGGGTGGAAAGAGAAGTACCCAAAAGCAATTACTGAAGTGAGAGGTCAGGGTCTGTTGATTGCTCTTGAACTAACTGACGACTTAAAATCTGCGGAAATCGTAACGCGATGCCTGGATAATGGTTTAATCTTAAATCTGAAACATGGTCATATCATCAGGATTTTTCCTGCTCTCACGATTACCAAACAAGAGATGCAAACAGGCCTTGATATTCTTGAAAAAGAAATTGTTACCTGTTACTCCTGA